A part of Pararoseomonas sp. SCSIO 73927 genomic DNA contains:
- a CDS encoding MMPL family transporter codes for MIRHAAARLVLALLALALLGLLLFRVIEIRTDMADFLPPAATPEAAFLLEELREGAATTLLLAGIEGAEEAELARISRGMGEAMRATGRFAFVGNGTADLTEGEQALLFRYRYLLGNSEGRFEPLALRRGLEAVLDGLRSSLSGLFSRLGFADPTGVFLETLKGWLGGSSVQVRHGAWFAGGEGPPRALMVARSRAAGTDTEAQAQAAEAVRAAFAAADPKGARLLLSGPGVFAAAAAASVRADVERVSILSGALLLAFLVWRYRSPVMILAMAVPLLAGTLAGALAVALVFGRVQGAALGFGVTMLGVAVDYPILLLTGRRPGEALGEAARRIWPTLRLAAGAAALGLVAMMASGFPGLAQLGLFGAAGLLAAVAVTRWGLPALLPGAALTAHPLPGWAGRALARLSGRPVLAAGAVVLALGWIVGAGAPRWEDDIARLSPVPEADRNLDTELRRQLGAPDVRTLLALRGGDAEAVLRASERAAAALAPLVADGRLAGADLPSRYLPSGATQAARRAGLPARDDLSARLAEAASGLPFRLPAFVPFLDGVEESRGLPLLTPEGLAEAPLIATRLSPLLSRRGEEWRGLGLLAGVADTAALRAAVAGLNDPGVLLVDVKAETEGMIAATTRGALLWCGVGALAVLALLGAGLRGVAAALWHLAPMAGAVTIVLAVLSAAGERLTPFHLAALLLMAGVGLDYALFLARREAAEEAARSRAAVLSCAVATLLTFGLLALCETPVLRGIGLTVSVGVAAAFGLALALSPRPGGRAEDPFEGA; via the coding sequence ATGATTCGCCACGCCGCCGCCCGTCTGGTGCTCGCCCTCCTGGCGCTGGCCCTTCTCGGCCTGCTGCTGTTCCGCGTGATCGAGATCCGCACGGACATGGCGGACTTCCTGCCCCCCGCCGCGACGCCCGAGGCCGCCTTCCTGCTGGAGGAGCTGCGGGAGGGCGCGGCGACCACCCTGCTGCTGGCGGGGATTGAGGGCGCGGAGGAGGCGGAACTGGCGCGCATCTCCCGCGGCATGGGGGAGGCGATGAGGGCCACGGGCCGCTTCGCCTTCGTCGGCAACGGCACGGCGGACCTCACGGAGGGGGAGCAGGCCCTGCTGTTCCGCTACCGCTACCTGCTCGGCAACTCGGAAGGGCGCTTCGAGCCGCTGGCGCTGCGGCGGGGGCTGGAGGCGGTGCTGGACGGGCTGCGCTCCTCTCTCTCCGGCCTCTTCTCCCGGCTGGGCTTCGCCGATCCCACGGGGGTGTTCCTGGAGACGCTGAAGGGCTGGCTCGGCGGCTCCTCCGTGCAGGTCCGGCACGGGGCGTGGTTCGCGGGCGGGGAGGGACCTCCGCGCGCGCTGATGGTGGCGCGCAGCCGGGCCGCGGGCACGGATACGGAGGCCCAGGCGCAGGCGGCGGAGGCGGTGCGCGCGGCCTTCGCGGCGGCCGATCCGAAGGGCGCGCGGCTGCTGCTCTCCGGCCCCGGCGTCTTCGCCGCCGCCGCCGCCGCCTCCGTGCGGGCGGATGTGGAGCGGGTCTCGATCCTCTCGGGCGCGCTGCTGCTGGCCTTCCTCGTCTGGCGCTACCGCTCGCCCGTGATGATCCTCGCCATGGCGGTGCCGCTGCTGGCGGGCACGCTGGCGGGGGCGCTGGCGGTCGCGCTCGTCTTCGGGCGGGTGCAGGGGGCGGCGCTGGGCTTCGGGGTGACGATGCTGGGGGTCGCGGTGGACTACCCCATCCTCCTCCTCACCGGGCGGCGCCCGGGGGAGGCGTTGGGGGAGGCCGCGCGGCGGATCTGGCCGACCCTGCGGCTCGCGGCGGGCGCCGCGGCGCTTGGCCTGGTGGCAATGATGGCCTCCGGCTTCCCCGGCCTGGCGCAACTCGGGCTCTTCGGGGCGGCCGGGCTGCTGGCGGCGGTGGCGGTCACGCGCTGGGGCCTGCCCGCGCTGCTGCCGGGTGCGGCGCTCACCGCGCACCCCCTGCCGGGCTGGGCCGGGCGCGCCCTCGCGCGGCTCTCGGGCCGGCCCGTCCTGGCGGCAGGGGCGGTGGTGCTGGCGCTGGGCTGGATCGTGGGGGCCGGGGCGCCGCGCTGGGAGGACGACATCGCCCGCCTCAGCCCTGTGCCCGAGGCGGACCGCAACCTGGATACGGAGCTGCGCCGCCAGCTCGGCGCGCCGGATGTCCGCACCCTGCTGGCGCTGCGGGGCGGGGATGCGGAGGCGGTGCTCCGCGCCTCGGAGCGAGCGGCGGCCGCCCTGGCGCCGCTGGTGGCGGATGGGCGCCTGGCCGGGGCCGACCTGCCCAGCCGCTACCTTCCCAGCGGGGCCACCCAGGCGGCGCGCCGGGCGGGCCTGCCGGCGCGGGACGATCTCTCCGCCCGGCTGGCCGAGGCCGCCTCCGGCCTTCCCTTCCGCCTCCCGGCTTTCGTGCCCTTCCTGGACGGGGTGGAGGAGAGCCGCGGCCTGCCCTTGCTGACGCCCGAGGGGCTGGCCGAGGCGCCCCTGATCGCCACCCGCCTCTCGCCCCTGCTGTCGCGGCGCGGCGAGGAGTGGCGCGGTCTCGGCCTGCTGGCCGGGGTCGCGGACACGGCCGCCCTGCGCGCGGCGGTGGCGGGGCTGAACGATCCCGGCGTGCTGCTGGTGGACGTGAAGGCCGAGACGGAGGGCATGATCGCCGCCACCACGCGCGGCGCGCTGCTCTGGTGCGGCGTGGGCGCGCTGGCGGTGCTGGCGCTGCTCGGCGCCGGGCTGCGCGGGGTGGCGGCGGCGCTGTGGCACCTGGCCCCTATGGCCGGGGCGGTAACGATCGTGCTGGCCGTCCTCTCCGCCGCCGGGGAGCGGCTGACGCCCTTCCATCTCGCCGCGCTGCTGCTGATGGCCGGCGTCGGGCTGGACTACGCGCTGTTCCTCGCCCGGCGCGAGGCGGCGGAGGAGGCGGCGCGGAGCCGGGCCGCCGTGCTGAGCTGCGCGGTGGCCACGCTGCTCACCTTCGGGCTGCTGGCGCTTTGCGAGACGCCCGTGCTGCGCGGCATTGGCCTGACCGTTTCCGTCGGCGTGGCCGCCGCCTTCGGGCTGGCCCTCGCGCTCTCCCCGCGCCCGGGCGGCCGCGCGGAGGACCCGTTCGAGGGAGCGTGA
- a CDS encoding d(CMP) kinase, with translation MTAPVVIAVDGPAAAGKGTLARRLAAELGLPYLDTGLLYRAVARRVLLSGGLPTDPAAAEAAAAALTPEDLRRPDLRAPDTDQGASQVAAQPPVRALLLEFQRVFAARNGAVMDGRDIGTVVCPDARVKIFVTASPEARAERRWLERRAKGEAIPLEEVAAEMAVRDARDAARDVAPMRAAEDALVLDTTGLDADAAYEAALRLVRARLDA, from the coding sequence ATGACGGCGCCGGTGGTGATCGCGGTGGACGGCCCCGCCGCCGCCGGCAAGGGCACGCTGGCCCGGCGCCTGGCCGCCGAGCTGGGCCTGCCCTACCTCGACACCGGCCTGCTCTACCGCGCCGTCGCGCGCCGCGTGCTCCTCTCCGGCGGCCTGCCGACCGACCCGGCCGCGGCCGAGGCCGCCGCCGCCGCCCTGACGCCCGAGGACCTGCGGCGCCCCGACCTGCGCGCCCCGGACACGGACCAGGGCGCGAGCCAGGTGGCCGCCCAGCCCCCCGTCCGCGCCCTGCTGCTGGAGTTCCAGCGGGTCTTCGCCGCCCGCAACGGCGCGGTGATGGACGGGCGCGACATCGGCACCGTGGTCTGCCCCGATGCCCGCGTGAAGATCTTCGTCACCGCCTCTCCCGAGGCCCGGGCGGAGCGCCGCTGGCTGGAGCGCCGGGCCAAGGGCGAAGCCATCCCCCTGGAAGAGGTTGCGGCCGAGATGGCGGTGCGCGACGCCCGCGACGCCGCCCGCGACGTGGCGCCCATGCGCGCGGCAGAGGACGCGCTGGTGCTGGACACGACGGGGCTGGACGCGGATGCCGCCTACGAGGCCGCGCTGCGGCTGGTGCGGGCGCGGCTGGACGCCTGA
- a CDS encoding DUF3592 domain-containing protein, with translation MENLWLAAAILGVAGLALLRLRQMLRWVRCEATFLGIAEPRRQGGSYTGQPMPILFRLPDGTEVRAALRNYGRGNLPRVGARLQIRHHPDDPERVEWASAVPLLALVLTLLLAVLVAVLRRSLREAGFLV, from the coding sequence ATGGAGAACCTGTGGCTGGCAGCGGCCATCCTCGGCGTCGCCGGGCTCGCGCTGCTCCGATTGCGCCAGATGCTGCGATGGGTTCGGTGCGAGGCGACGTTCCTCGGCATCGCGGAGCCGCGCCGTCAGGGTGGATCCTACACGGGGCAGCCCATGCCGATCCTTTTCCGGCTCCCGGACGGGACGGAGGTGCGTGCCGCTCTGCGCAACTACGGCCGGGGCAACCTGCCGCGGGTCGGCGCGCGGCTGCAGATTCGGCACCATCCCGACGATCCCGAGCGCGTGGAATGGGCCTCGGCCGTTCCTCTTCTCGCTCTCGTCCTTACCCTTCTGCTGGCCGTCCTGGTGGCGGTCCTGCGGCGATCGCTCCGCGAGGCGGGCTTTCTGGTCTAG